The Candidatus Hydrogenedentota bacterium genome has a window encoding:
- a CDS encoding MoxR family ATPase, translated as MSTETVSTALSSEDVALAQAFGARTKELLEEIHKVIVGQDRIVMQVLTAMFARGHGLIIGVPGLAKTLLVRTLAQCMGWEFKRIQFTPDLMPSDITGTEILQTDSASGQRHMTFVKGPLFANLILADEINRTPPKTQAALLEAMQELTVTSAGHSYHLDPPFFVLATQNPIEHEGTYPLPEAQLDRFMFSINIAYPTREEELRIVEETTAREIPPVRKVFTKEEVLKFQALVRRVPVSAHVMQYAVDLARATRPVGAEADPFVREYVEWGAGPRASQYLILGAKALSLLHGKPSPSAVEVRTVAPSVLQHRVIPNYKATGEGITSLQIVERLLKNAKEPDYRGK; from the coding sequence ATGTCCACAGAGACGGTGTCTACGGCGCTTAGCAGTGAAGACGTCGCCTTGGCGCAAGCGTTCGGAGCGCGCACCAAGGAGCTGCTCGAGGAGATCCACAAGGTCATTGTGGGTCAGGACCGAATCGTCATGCAGGTGCTTACCGCCATGTTCGCGCGGGGACACGGACTCATTATCGGTGTGCCGGGTCTTGCGAAGACGTTGCTCGTGCGCACCTTGGCGCAATGCATGGGGTGGGAGTTCAAGCGGATTCAGTTCACGCCCGACTTGATGCCTTCGGACATCACCGGCACGGAGATTCTCCAAACCGACTCCGCATCCGGACAACGTCACATGACCTTTGTGAAGGGCCCGCTCTTCGCGAACCTGATTCTCGCCGACGAGATTAATCGGACTCCGCCCAAGACGCAGGCCGCATTGCTCGAAGCCATGCAGGAATTGACCGTCACATCCGCCGGGCACAGCTATCACCTCGATCCTCCGTTCTTCGTGCTCGCGACGCAGAATCCCATCGAGCACGAAGGCACCTATCCGTTGCCCGAGGCGCAACTCGACCGTTTCATGTTCAGCATCAACATCGCGTATCCGACGCGCGAAGAAGAGTTGCGTATCGTCGAAGAAACGACCGCGCGCGAGATTCCGCCCGTAAGGAAAGTGTTCACAAAGGAAGAGGTGCTCAAATTCCAGGCGCTGGTGCGGCGCGTGCCCGTGTCGGCCCATGTGATGCAGTATGCGGTGGACCTTGCGCGCGCGACGAGACCCGTCGGCGCGGAAGCCGATCCCTTCGTCCGCGAATACGTCGAGTGGGGCGCCGGACCGCGCGCGTCGCAGTATCTCATTCTCGGGGCCAAAGCGTTGTCGCTGCTCCACGGCAAGCCGTCGCCCTCCGCGGTGGAAGTGAGAACGGTCGCGCCGTCCGTGCTTCAGCACCGCGTGATTCCCAACTACAAGGCCACCGGCGAAGGCATAACGTCGCTGCAGATCGTTGAGCGGCTCTTGAAGAACGCCAAAGAGCCCGACTATCGAGGCAAATGA
- a CDS encoding DUF58 domain-containing protein gives MINFPKPPPLPSRKRDAPQDASAKKRAWKYLGPEELLGLKNLYFAARVIVEGAYAGGHKSPYKGSAAEFVDYREYYPGDEIRSIDWKAYARTDRYFVKLFEKETDMTAHLLVDRSASMGYGGKDYKHVFPTQEMSKLDYAAYLAAALAYLLVKQGDRVGLTLFDKKITGHVPAGSSFAHLNALLSLLERQRAGRTTSISKTLRDAYALFKRRGMLIVISDFLDDPLEIFRALDMYRHRNFEIILFHILHRYEAKLPPLANVNFVDAETGEFLTTTPSDIAAQYESELQSFMDTLSSYAQARNIDYNCVNTQTPHSDVLQRYLLRRGGVQ, from the coding sequence ATGATCAACTTTCCAAAACCGCCGCCGCTCCCCTCGCGCAAGCGCGACGCGCCGCAAGACGCGTCCGCCAAGAAGCGCGCGTGGAAATACCTCGGCCCGGAAGAACTGCTGGGTCTGAAGAACCTGTACTTCGCCGCGCGCGTGATTGTCGAAGGAGCGTATGCGGGCGGGCACAAGTCGCCGTACAAAGGTTCCGCGGCCGAGTTCGTGGACTACCGCGAATACTATCCCGGCGATGAGATCCGGAGTATCGACTGGAAAGCCTACGCGCGGACCGACCGCTATTTCGTGAAGCTCTTCGAAAAAGAAACGGACATGACCGCCCATCTCCTCGTGGACCGCAGCGCCTCCATGGGATACGGCGGCAAAGACTACAAGCACGTATTTCCCACGCAGGAAATGTCCAAACTCGATTACGCGGCCTATCTTGCCGCCGCGCTGGCTTACTTGCTGGTGAAGCAGGGCGATCGTGTCGGCCTGACGCTGTTCGACAAGAAGATTACTGGACACGTTCCCGCGGGCAGCAGCTTTGCGCACCTCAACGCCCTGCTGAGTCTTCTGGAACGTCAACGCGCAGGCCGCACGACGTCGATCTCAAAGACGCTTCGAGACGCCTATGCCCTGTTCAAGCGGCGCGGAATGCTCATTGTCATTTCCGATTTCCTGGACGATCCACTCGAGATCTTTCGCGCGCTGGACATGTACCGCCACCGAAACTTCGAGATCATTCTCTTTCATATACTCCATCGCTACGAGGCCAAGCTTCCGCCGTTGGCGAATGTGAATTTCGTCGATGCCGAAACCGGTGAGTTCCTGACCACGACCCCCTCGGACATCGCGGCGCAGTACGAAAGCGAGTTGCAGTCCTTCATGGACACATTATCGTCGTACGCGCAGGCGCGAAACATCGATTACAACTGCGTCAATACCCAAACGCCGCATAGCGATGTTCTGCAACGCTACCTGTTGCGGCGGGGCGGGGTGC